In the Bacteroidales bacterium genome, one interval contains:
- a CDS encoding superoxide dismutase codes for MKAKSILTLLMFITTMTAHISSFSQKLTAQSGKAGFEFPSLPYSYDALEPFIDKMTMEIHYTKHHRAYYDNFLKAIAGTDWESKSLKDLFASVSKAPAATRNNGGGYYNHILFWENMAPQGQGGQMSAALKMAVEEAFGSVEEFIRQFNDAAKGRFGSGWAWLVKDDQGKLFISSTPNQDNPLMDVAEKRGTPLLALDVWEHAYYLKYQNRRPDYIEAFWNVVNWNAVNERFGK; via the coding sequence ATGAAAGCAAAATCAATTTTAACCTTACTAATGTTCATAACGACCATGACAGCACACATTTCATCATTCAGCCAGAAACTTACAGCCCAAAGCGGGAAAGCGGGCTTTGAATTCCCCTCATTGCCTTACAGCTACGATGCCCTGGAACCATTCATTGATAAAATGACGATGGAGATCCATTACACGAAACATCACCGTGCGTACTACGATAATTTTTTGAAAGCCATCGCAGGAACGGATTGGGAAAGCAAGTCGCTCAAGGATTTGTTTGCCAGTGTCAGCAAGGCACCGGCAGCGACCCGGAACAACGGCGGAGGATATTACAATCATATCCTTTTTTGGGAGAATATGGCCCCGCAGGGGCAGGGAGGCCAGATGTCGGCAGCGTTGAAAATGGCGGTTGAGGAGGCGTTTGGTAGCGTCGAAGAATTCATCAGGCAGTTCAATGATGCGGCTAAAGGGCGTTTTGGAAGCGGCTGGGCCTGGCTTGTGAAAGATGATCAGGGTAAGTTGTTCATCAGTTCCACGCCTAACCAGGATAATCCGTTGATGGATGTCGCTGAAAAAAGAGGAACTCCCCTGCTGGCACTGGATGTGTGGGAACACGCCTATTATCTGAAATATCAGAATCGCCGGCCCGATTACATTGAGGCGTTCTGGAACGTTGTGAACTGGAATGCCGTCAATGAGCGGTTTGGAAAATAA
- a CDS encoding CDP-alcohol phosphatidyltransferase, translating into MKFTHGETNTLLKNSEALESIARDRTRTNLLWPLERQAIAFWVQRIPSWISSDMLTAIGFLGNLLVFVSYLLAAYIHPYYLLLGVAGFLTCWFGDSLDGRIAYYRNKPRKWYGFSLDIIIDWIGIILIGLGYIIYAEGIWELLGYGFVVLYGWEMIIALIRYRITGKYSIDSGPLGPTEVRIVLSAILVAEVIFHGSIQYSAAAISVILLIVNITDTGKLLKTADAKDVTERKQLHPKEND; encoded by the coding sequence ATGAAATTCACCCATGGAGAGACCAACACTTTACTGAAGAACAGTGAAGCCCTGGAATCCATTGCCCGCGACAGGACCAGGACGAATCTCCTCTGGCCCCTTGAGCGGCAGGCGATCGCCTTCTGGGTGCAGCGCATCCCTTCCTGGATAAGCTCTGACATGCTCACAGCCATAGGTTTTCTGGGAAATCTACTCGTTTTCGTAAGTTACCTCCTGGCAGCTTACATCCACCCATACTATCTTCTGCTCGGTGTTGCCGGTTTCCTGACCTGCTGGTTTGGCGATTCACTGGATGGAAGGATTGCCTATTACCGCAACAAACCCAGGAAATGGTACGGGTTTTCACTGGACATTATCATTGATTGGATCGGCATTATCCTTATCGGACTGGGATATATCATATATGCCGAAGGAATATGGGAACTTCTGGGATATGGTTTCGTGGTTTTATATGGCTGGGAAATGATCATCGCCCTGATCAGGTACAGGATCACCGGAAAGTATTCCATCGATTCCGGACCCCTGGGACCAACAGAGGTCAGGATCGTCCTGTCAGCCATCCTGGTGGCCGAGGTGATCTTTCATGGCTCCATCCAATACTCAGCGGCGGCTATCAGTGTCATTCTGTTGATTGTCAACATCACGGATACAGGAAAGTTATTGAAGACCGCTGACGCGAAGGATGTAACAGAAAGAAAACAGCTACATCCTAAAGAAAATGATTGA
- a CDS encoding GtrA family protein: MIEKLVVFTKAQLSAFLGGMVDYLIMILFTEVFHFHYTVSIVIGGVVGAVVNFTINKKWTFHSRTVPYKHSGWQQLLRFTLVVLNSILLKASGTYLITTFLKTYYIISRMLFDLSVSLLFNYMLQRHWVFKNKRS; this comes from the coding sequence ATGATTGAAAAACTGGTTGTTTTCACAAAAGCTCAGCTTTCTGCTTTTCTGGGAGGTATGGTTGATTACCTCATCATGATTCTCTTTACCGAAGTTTTTCATTTTCATTACACCGTTTCCATTGTCATCGGTGGTGTTGTGGGGGCGGTCGTCAACTTTACCATCAACAAGAAATGGACCTTTCATTCGAGGACGGTTCCCTATAAGCATTCGGGCTGGCAGCAATTATTGCGGTTTACGCTGGTCGTGCTGAACAGCATTTTGCTCAAGGCATCAGGAACCTATCTCATTACAACATTCCTGAAAACCTACTATATCATCAGCCGAATGCTCTTTGACCTGTCCGTCTCCCTTCTTTTCAACTATATGCTTCAACGGCACTGGGTCTTTAAAAACAAACGGTCTTGA
- a CDS encoding DUF134 domain-containing protein, translating into MPNRKRYRRVMMPPMMEGYKPFGIPLRELKSVVLFYEEFEALRLMDYEDLTQEEAALKMGISRPTFTRLYDRARKNIAKAFVEGKAILIQGGTFITDDFWYRCPDCNETMVTMKPLRHCRRCDSDNIFLLNRKMKRSPEPPMPSEK; encoded by the coding sequence ATGCCTAACCGGAAAAGATACAGGAGGGTGATGATGCCTCCGATGATGGAAGGATACAAACCTTTTGGCATCCCCCTGCGTGAGTTAAAATCCGTGGTTCTGTTTTACGAGGAGTTTGAGGCATTACGGCTCATGGATTACGAAGATTTAACCCAGGAAGAAGCGGCCCTGAAAATGGGAATTTCACGCCCCACGTTTACAAGGCTCTATGACCGGGCCAGGAAAAATATAGCCAAAGCATTTGTGGAGGGTAAAGCCATCCTCATCCAGGGAGGAACATTCATTACGGATGATTTCTGGTACCGTTGCCCCGACTGCAACGAAACAATGGTAACCATGAAACCGCTGAGGCATTGCAGAAGATGTGATTCGGACAATATCTTCCTTTTGAACAGGAAAATGAAGCGCTCCCCGGAGCCACCAATGCCTTCTGAAAAATGA
- the cobO gene encoding cob(I)yrinic acid a,c-diamide adenosyltransferase, with the protein MNTRGYIQVYTGNGKGKTTAALGLAIRAAGAGKKVFMAQFVKGRPYSEQELIEQHLPQITIRQYGLGCFIINNPTPDDIRAAREGLTEVEKKIASGDYDLIILDEATIALYYNLFSVNELIRVIQSGSVETEIVLTGRYAPAELIQIADLVTEMKEVKHYFSRGVEARKGIEY; encoded by the coding sequence ATGAACACCAGGGGATACATTCAGGTATATACAGGCAACGGAAAGGGTAAGACAACGGCGGCTCTCGGCCTGGCGATCAGGGCAGCCGGGGCAGGCAAGAAAGTGTTCATGGCCCAGTTCGTTAAAGGCAGACCTTATTCGGAACAGGAACTGATTGAACAGCACCTGCCCCAAATTACCATTCGTCAGTACGGCCTGGGGTGTTTCATTATCAACAACCCCACACCTGACGACATCCGAGCCGCACGGGAAGGATTGACAGAGGTTGAAAAAAAGATCGCCTCCGGAGATTATGACCTGATCATCCTGGATGAGGCTACCATTGCCCTTTATTATAACCTTTTCAGTGTGAACGAACTGATTCGGGTCATCCAATCAGGATCCGTGGAAACGGAAATCGTGTTAACAGGAAGGTATGCACCAGCCGAACTGATCCAGATTGCCGACCTGGTGACGGAAATGAAAGAAGTGAAACACTATTTTTCCCGGGGAGTGGAAGCAAGAAAAGGAATTGAATATTAA
- the tsaA gene encoding tRNA (N6-threonylcarbamoyladenosine(37)-N6)-methyltransferase TrmO, producing MDKIIYQPIGIIYTPYETLTGMPIQPSSAPGVIGTIELYPEFTAGIKDLDGFSHLILLYHFHMSRGYKLEVTPFLDDQLRGLFATRAPNRPNSIGLSVVELISIHNNILHIANVDILNGTPLLDIKPYIPAFELIKNLKTGWYATVWDQLPTARNDGRFNSKGEDG from the coding sequence ATGGATAAAATCATTTACCAACCGATCGGCATCATCTATACTCCTTATGAAACCCTAACCGGAATGCCCATCCAGCCGTCGTCCGCTCCAGGCGTCATTGGCACGATCGAATTGTATCCGGAATTCACTGCCGGAATAAAGGACCTGGATGGATTCTCCCACCTCATCCTTTTGTATCATTTTCACATGTCCCGTGGTTACAAGTTGGAAGTGACCCCTTTCCTGGATGATCAGCTACGGGGGCTGTTTGCCACACGGGCACCCAACAGGCCAAATTCGATCGGATTGTCAGTCGTGGAACTGATTTCGATCCATAACAATATTCTTCACATTGCAAATGTGGATATTCTTAATGGCACACCTTTGTTGGACATTAAACCATATATACCTGCTTTTGAATTAATTAAAAATCTAAAAACCGGATGGTATGCGACTGTATGGGATCAACTACCTACGGCAAGGAACGACGGTCGTTTTAACAGCAAGGGTGAGGATGGTTAA
- a CDS encoding MBL fold metallo-hydrolase, which produces MVITILIDDNPGEHSPGEHGLSYLIEYDGVRLLFDTGQSDLFLRNALTMGIDMTAIDIIVLSHGHYDHGNGLCCLPGGKLVCHPGCFVKRYRKSDNSYIGLNCGEDEISIKFELLTTATPCKISKKIFFLGEIPRFTDFESKRTPYILEGGIPDFIMDDSAIALLLPHGVFVVTGCGHAGIVNTLDHAKEVTGDNRVYGILGGFHLKRNDRQTKETISYLMKNDVKHVYPAHCTTPPVRSVFHQVFKTNLLKTGDVLRF; this is translated from the coding sequence ATGGTCATTACAATTCTGATCGATGACAATCCAGGAGAGCATTCTCCAGGAGAGCATGGGTTATCTTACCTGATTGAATACGATGGGGTTCGGTTGCTTTTTGATACAGGGCAAAGCGATCTGTTTTTAAGGAATGCTCTGACCATGGGCATTGACATGACCGCGATCGATATCATTGTACTCAGCCATGGCCACTATGACCATGGTAATGGACTTTGCTGTCTTCCAGGCGGGAAATTGGTATGTCATCCGGGGTGCTTTGTGAAAAGATACAGGAAATCAGACAATTCCTATATTGGATTAAATTGTGGCGAAGACGAAATCAGCATTAAATTTGAGCTGTTGACAACAGCAACTCCGTGTAAAATAAGTAAAAAAATATTTTTTCTTGGAGAGATACCCCGTTTTACCGATTTTGAATCAAAAAGAACACCCTATATCCTTGAAGGTGGCATCCCCGACTTTATAATGGACGACAGCGCCATTGCCCTGTTGCTTCCCCACGGAGTGTTCGTTGTTACGGGTTGCGGCCATGCCGGGATTGTCAATACACTGGATCATGCAAAGGAAGTGACCGGTGATAACAGGGTGTACGGCATCCTCGGAGGATTTCACCTGAAAAGGAACGACAGGCAAACAAAAGAGACCATCAGCTATTTGATGAAGAATGATGTCAAACACGTTTATCCGGCGCATTGTACTACTCCACCCGTTCGTTCGGTTTTTCACCAGGTTTTTAAAACCAACCTCCTTAAAACGGGTGATGTGTTAAGGTTTTAA
- a CDS encoding DUF5320 domain-containing protein, with translation MPRGDRTGPMGQGSMTGRELGFCAGYDTPGYVKGGGMGRGFGFGGRRFRGGRGWGGGWGRAQSYGASFPGYAGNLYRDRALSREEEIRMLKADADALKREQKEIEKRLSDLEKETETKS, from the coding sequence ATGCCACGAGGAGATCGTACCGGCCCCATGGGACAGGGTTCCATGACCGGAAGAGAACTTGGATTTTGCGCGGGATATGACACGCCCGGGTATGTAAAAGGCGGCGGAATGGGAAGGGGTTTTGGCTTTGGAGGGAGGAGATTCAGAGGAGGCCGTGGATGGGGAGGAGGATGGGGCAGGGCTCAATCTTACGGGGCTTCTTTCCCCGGATACGCCGGAAATCTATACAGGGATCGTGCCCTAAGCAGGGAGGAAGAGATCCGAATGCTGAAAGCGGATGCAGATGCGCTCAAACGAGAACAAAAGGAGATCGAAAAGCGGTTGAGTGATTTGGAGAAGGAGACGGAAACGAAAAGCTGA
- a CDS encoding Crp/Fnr family transcriptional regulator yields MTYFTSKVLTLFNRYQSAMAYYGKNNNKCLNCIMRSSSIKVLNETELVTLCDNSVNIQFKKGELIIKQGAFTTNVVFIQSGLIKIHLKGPLERDGIMKIEKGPIFAGISAIFADRTHKYSVTALEDCDACFIDITAFREFIEHNGKFALEIIKILSNDLVVHFRRCVNKTQNHSMASFAEALLFFSDYIFESDDFQLPLTRSELGEFIGTTRETITRMIHDLSQDRIIQVNSKSLQILNKNILYKISNTTKG; encoded by the coding sequence GTGACTTATTTCACATCCAAAGTATTAACTTTGTTCAATAGATACCAGTCTGCTATGGCTTATTATGGTAAAAATAATAACAAATGCCTGAACTGTATCATGAGATCCTCTTCCATAAAGGTACTGAATGAAACAGAATTGGTCACTTTATGCGATAACAGCGTCAATATTCAATTTAAAAAGGGTGAACTTATCATCAAACAGGGTGCTTTTACGACCAATGTAGTTTTTATCCAATCAGGATTAATTAAGATCCATTTGAAAGGACCACTGGAAAGAGATGGAATCATGAAAATTGAAAAGGGACCCATCTTTGCCGGTATCTCCGCCATTTTTGCCGACCGTACGCATAAATATTCCGTAACCGCATTAGAGGATTGTGATGCTTGTTTTATTGATATTACTGCTTTCAGGGAATTTATAGAACATAACGGAAAATTTGCACTGGAAATAATAAAAATCCTTAGCAATGATCTGGTGGTGCATTTCAGGCGTTGTGTCAATAAAACCCAAAATCATTCAATGGCCAGTTTTGCCGAGGCCTTGCTTTTTTTTTCTGATTATATTTTTGAGAGCGATGATTTTCAGCTACCACTGACCCGCTCTGAACTTGGAGAATTTATCGGAACTACCCGGGAAACCATTACACGAATGATTCATGATCTTTCCCAGGACAGGATCATTCAGGTTAATTCAAAATCCTTGCAGATTTTAAACAAAAATATTCTCTATAAGATCAGCAATACCACTAAGGGTTAA
- a CDS encoding DsrE/DsrF/DrsH-like family protein codes for MENKKLCMALFSGSIDKLTAAGIILSGAAADDMDVDIYVLLQGARAFKKEIGDDASKLSMAEYPHLKDEFMESLAKLKVCTWVEFFRQAKELTNVKIHICGLAGKIWGGEKLEDFIDLADDIVGIGSYMTAAQEADVHLFI; via the coding sequence ATGGAAAACAAAAAATTATGTATGGCTCTTTTTTCTGGGAGCATTGATAAATTAACGGCGGCCGGCATCATACTCAGCGGGGCAGCTGCCGATGATATGGACGTCGATATCTATGTATTACTTCAGGGTGCAAGGGCCTTTAAAAAGGAAATTGGAGATGATGCCTCCAAATTATCCATGGCTGAATACCCGCATCTTAAGGATGAGTTTATGGAATCGCTTGCCAAGCTGAAGGTCTGCACATGGGTTGAGTTCTTCCGGCAGGCAAAGGAACTGACCAATGTAAAGATCCATATTTGCGGGCTTGCGGGCAAGATCTGGGGAGGTGAGAAGCTGGAAGACTTTATCGATTTAGCCGATGACATTGTGGGAATCGGTTCCTACATGACTGCGGCTCAGGAAGCCGATGTACATTTATTCATTTAA
- a CDS encoding sulfurtransferase TusA family protein yields the protein MTSEDIKNLKIAKVVDARGTACPGPLLAAKKAIGEIAEGDIMEILSSDEATKNDVPKWAVKKGYTFLGAVEESGYFKIYLKK from the coding sequence ATGACAAGTGAAGACATCAAAAATTTGAAGATTGCAAAAGTGGTGGATGCACGCGGAACAGCATGTCCGGGCCCGCTCCTTGCAGCAAAAAAAGCAATAGGTGAAATTGCCGAGGGTGATATTATGGAAATACTCTCATCCGACGAGGCTACTAAAAATGATGTGCCCAAATGGGCTGTAAAGAAAGGGTATACTTTCCTGGGTGCCGTTGAAGAGTCAGGATACTTTAAGATTTACCTGAAGAAATAA
- a CDS encoding hydrogenase iron-sulfur subunit: MASNKPRILVFSTEKISDPAIDLAGLLKIHYPSSVYMITLPCSSGIKPRWILHAFDKGFDGVFIAADGSDCPFSSHCERLTGDIVAGTHEIMKARGMDPARLKMAAICSVCAEAFARHMKNFNDHLSENQKNQAIPS, from the coding sequence ATGGCAAGCAACAAGCCCAGGATTCTGGTTTTCTCGACAGAAAAAATTTCAGACCCAGCCATCGACCTGGCAGGGCTTCTAAAAATCCATTATCCATCCAGTGTGTATATGATAACCTTGCCCTGCTCCAGTGGAATAAAACCCAGATGGATATTGCATGCATTCGACAAAGGTTTTGATGGGGTGTTTATCGCAGCGGATGGCAGTGATTGCCCATTCAGCAGTCACTGCGAAAGACTGACCGGGGATATTGTTGCCGGAACACATGAGATCATGAAGGCCAGGGGAATGGATCCTGCCCGGTTGAAAATGGCCGCCATCTGTTCGGTTTGCGCAGAGGCGTTTGCCCGGCACATGAAGAACTTCAATGATCATCTTTCAGAAAACCAGAAAAATCAGGCGATCCCATCATGA